One Salvia splendens isolate huo1 chromosome 22, SspV2, whole genome shotgun sequence DNA segment encodes these proteins:
- the LOC121787850 gene encoding uncharacterized protein LOC121787850, with amino-acid sequence MILAFERGSPEWWRDVTPPPPPQPQDRRIEELFLKQCPPVFNGLGDPKEAETWVKALERLFDFLRFPDKDRLRCASFQLIESADLWWEARKKTITLGQLEGTTWEQFKTKFYNKYVPLNYRREKEVEFCNLRQGPMSVTDYDRLLCDMSKYAPEQVDTDEKMARKFRAGLRHEIRMALVRHGRLTYPESL; translated from the coding sequence ATGATACTAGCGTTCGAGAGAGGGAGTCCTGAATGGTGGCGCGATGTGACACCACCGCCACCGCCCCAACCACAAGATCGTCGGATCGAGGAACTTTTCCTAAAGCAGTGTCCGCCGGTATTCAATGGTTTGGGAGACCCGAAAGAAGCTGAGACTTGGGTCAAGGCACTAGAACGCCTATTTGACTTCCTACGTTTCCCGGACAAAGACCGACTGAGATGTGCATCATTCCAGCTGATTGAATCTGCGGATTTGTGGTGGGAAGCGAGAAAGAAAACAATAACTCTAGGACAATTGGAGGGGACTACTTGGGAACAATTCAAGACTAAGTTTTATAATAAGTATGTTCCCCTGAACTATCGAAGGGAAAAGGAAGTGGAATTCTGTAACTTGAGACAAGGACCGATGTCCGTGACAGACTACGATCGGTTGCTCTGCGATATGTCCAAATATGCACCGGAGCAGGTGGATACTGATGAGAAAATGGCTAGGAAATTTcgtgccggtctgaggcacgaaattcGAATGGCGTTGGTTCGCCACGGGAGGTTGACATACCCTGAATCTCTATGA